In Rhinolophus sinicus isolate RSC01 chromosome X, ASM3656204v1, whole genome shotgun sequence, a single genomic region encodes these proteins:
- the GDPD2 gene encoding glycerophosphoinositol inositolphosphodiesterase GDPD2 isoform X1 gives MAESPGCCSTWARCLHCLYSCHWRKCPKERMRTSKCDCVWFGLLFLTFLFSLCWLYIGLILLNDLHNFNEFLFRQWGRWMDWSLAFLLVISLLVTYASLLLLLALLLRLCGQPLHLHTIHKVLLLLVMLLVAAGLVGVDVQWRQEWRSLRLSLQATAPFLHIGAVAGVTLLAWPVADTFYHIRRRGPKILLLLLFLGVALAIYLAPLCISSPCLMEPRDLPPKPGLVGHRGAPMLAPENTLMSLRKTAECGAAVFETDVMVSSDGIPFLMHDEHLSRTTDVASVFPARITDHSSDFSWAELKRLNAGAWFLERRPFWGAKRLSGRDRKEAETQTVPMLEELLKEAAVLNLSIMFDLRRPPRNHTYYDTFVNQTLETVLSSRVPQAMVLWLPDEDRAHVQKRAPRMRQIYGQQGGDTAERPQFLNLPYQDLPLLDIKGLHQDNVSVNLFVVNKAWLFSLLWCAGVDSVTTNDCQLLQQMRHPVWLIPPQTYLMMWLVTDGVSILLLLWTFLLHGRCAQERQRTGFETAVLLTRINNFIME, from the exons ATGGCCGAATCCCCCGGCTGCTGCTCCACCTGGGCCCGCTGCCTCCACTGCCTGTATAGCTGCCACTGGAGGAAATGCCCCAAAGAGAGGATGCGAACCAGCAAG TGCGACTGTGTCTGGTTTGGCCTGCTCTTCctcaccttcctcttctccctgtgcTGGCTGTACATCGGGCTCATCCTCCTCAATGACCTGCACAACTTCAATGA aTTCCTGTTCCGCCAGTGGGGACGCTGGATGGACTGGTCCCTGGCATTCCTGCTGGTCATCTCTCTCCTGGTCACATATGCATCCCTGCTATTG ctcctggcctTACTCCTGCGGCTCTGTGGCCAGCCACTGCATCTGCACACCATCCACAAG GTGCTGCTGCTCCTCGTTATGCTTCTTGTGGCCGCTGGCCTTGTGGGAGTGGACGTCCAATGGCGGCAGGAGTGGCGTAGCTTACGTCTGTCACTGCAG GCCACAGCCCCTTTCCTTCACATTGGAGCAGTTGCTGGCGTCACCCTTCTGGCCTGGCCTGTGGCTGATACCTTCTACCATATCCGCCGAAGAG GTCCCAAGATTCTGCTCCTGCTCCTATTTTTGGGAGTTGCCCTGGCCATCTACCTGGCCCCTCTGTGCATCTCTTCACCCTGTCTCATGGAACCCAGAGACTTACCCCCCAAGCCTGGGTTGGTGGGACACCGAGGGGCCCCCATG CTGGCCCCCGAGAACACCCTGATGTCCCTGCGGAAGACAGCCGAGTGTGGAGCTGCTGTGTTTGAGACCGACGTGATGGTCAG CTCCGACGGGATCCCCTTCCTCATGCACGACGAGCACCTGAGCAGGACCACAGATGTGGCCTCTGTGTTCCCAGCCCGAATCACCGACCACAGCAGTGACTTCTCCTGGGCTGAACTGAAGAGACTCAATGCCGGAGCCTGGTTCCTGGAG AGGCGACCCTTCTGGGGAGCCAAGCGGCTGTCAGGCCGTGATCGGAAAGAAGCTGAGACTCAGACAGTACCAATGCTGGAAGAGCTACTGAAGGAAGCTGCAGTCCTGAACCTTTCTATCATGTTTGACTTACGCCGCCCCCCGCGAAACCACACATACTATGACACTTTTGTGAATCAGACCTTGGAGACTGTGCTGAGTTCAAGGGTGCCTCAAGCCATG GTCCTTTGGCTCCCAGATGAAGATCGGGCTCATGTCCAAAAACGGGCACCCAGAATGCGTCAGATATATGGACAGCAGGGAGGCGACACAGCTGAGAGGCCCCAGTTTCTCAACCTCCCCTATCAAGACCTGCCACTATTGGATATCAA GGGACTGCACCAGGACAACGTGTCGGTGAACCTATTTGTAGTGAACAAAGCCTGGCTCTTCTCCCTACTCTGGTGTGCAGGGGTGGATTCTGTCACCACCAACGACTGCCAGCTGCTACAGCAGATGCGGCACCCCGTCTGGCTTATT CCGCCTCAAACCTACCTAATGATGTGGCTGGTCACGGACGGTGTCTCCATCCTGCTGCTTTTGTGGACCTTCCTCCTCCATGG GAGATGTGCTCAGGAGAGACAGAGAACTG GCTTCGAAACAGCAGTGCTGCTGACCAGGATCAACAATTTCATCATGGAGTGA
- the GDPD2 gene encoding glycerophosphoinositol inositolphosphodiesterase GDPD2 isoform X2: MTCTTSMNSCSASGDAGWTGPWHSCWSSLSWSHMHPCYCSWPYSCGSVASHCICTPSTRCCCSSLCFLWPLALWEWTSNGGRSGVAYVCHCRPQPLSFTLEQLLASPFWPGLWLIPSTISAEEVPRFCSCSYFWELPWPSTWPLCASLHPVSWNPETYPPSLGWWDTEGPPCSLPQLAPENTLMSLRKTAECGAAVFETDVMVSSDGIPFLMHDEHLSRTTDVASVFPARITDHSSDFSWAELKRLNAGAWFLERRPFWGAKRLSGRDRKEAETQTVPMLEELLKEAAVLNLSIMFDLRRPPRNHTYYDTFVNQTLETVLSSRVPQAMVLWLPDEDRAHVQKRAPRMRQIYGQQGGDTAERPQFLNLPYQDLPLLDIKGLHQDNVSVNLFVVNKAWLFSLLWCAGVDSVTTNDCQLLQQMRHPVWLIPPQTYLMMWLVTDGVSILLLLWTFLLHGRCAQERQRTGFETAVLLTRINNFIME, translated from the exons ATGACCTGCACAACTTCAATGA aTTCCTGTTCCGCCAGTGGGGACGCTGGATGGACTGGTCCCTGGCATTCCTGCTGGTCATCTCTCTCCTGGTCACATATGCATCCCTGCTATTG ctcctggcctTACTCCTGCGGCTCTGTGGCCAGCCACTGCATCTGCACACCATCCACAAG GTGCTGCTGCTCCTCGTTATGCTTCTTGTGGCCGCTGGCCTTGTGGGAGTGGACGTCCAATGGCGGCAGGAGTGGCGTAGCTTACGTCTGTCACTGCAG GCCACAGCCCCTTTCCTTCACATTGGAGCAGTTGCTGGCGTCACCCTTCTGGCCTGGCCTGTGGCTGATACCTTCTACCATATCCGCCGAAGAG GTCCCAAGATTCTGCTCCTGCTCCTATTTTTGGGAGTTGCCCTGGCCATCTACCTGGCCCCTCTGTGCATCTCTTCACCCTGTCTCATGGAACCCAGAGACTTACCCCCCAAGCCTGGGTTGGTGGGACACCGAGGGGCCCCCATG CTCCCTCCCACAGCTGGCCCCCGAGAACACCCTGATGTCCCTGCGGAAGACAGCCGAGTGTGGAGCTGCTGTGTTTGAGACCGACGTGATGGTCAG CTCCGACGGGATCCCCTTCCTCATGCACGACGAGCACCTGAGCAGGACCACAGATGTGGCCTCTGTGTTCCCAGCCCGAATCACCGACCACAGCAGTGACTTCTCCTGGGCTGAACTGAAGAGACTCAATGCCGGAGCCTGGTTCCTGGAG AGGCGACCCTTCTGGGGAGCCAAGCGGCTGTCAGGCCGTGATCGGAAAGAAGCTGAGACTCAGACAGTACCAATGCTGGAAGAGCTACTGAAGGAAGCTGCAGTCCTGAACCTTTCTATCATGTTTGACTTACGCCGCCCCCCGCGAAACCACACATACTATGACACTTTTGTGAATCAGACCTTGGAGACTGTGCTGAGTTCAAGGGTGCCTCAAGCCATG GTCCTTTGGCTCCCAGATGAAGATCGGGCTCATGTCCAAAAACGGGCACCCAGAATGCGTCAGATATATGGACAGCAGGGAGGCGACACAGCTGAGAGGCCCCAGTTTCTCAACCTCCCCTATCAAGACCTGCCACTATTGGATATCAA GGGACTGCACCAGGACAACGTGTCGGTGAACCTATTTGTAGTGAACAAAGCCTGGCTCTTCTCCCTACTCTGGTGTGCAGGGGTGGATTCTGTCACCACCAACGACTGCCAGCTGCTACAGCAGATGCGGCACCCCGTCTGGCTTATT CCGCCTCAAACCTACCTAATGATGTGGCTGGTCACGGACGGTGTCTCCATCCTGCTGCTTTTGTGGACCTTCCTCCTCCATGG GAGATGTGCTCAGGAGAGACAGAGAACTG GCTTCGAAACAGCAGTGCTGCTGACCAGGATCAACAATTTCATCATGGAGTGA